One window of Tepidanaerobacter acetatoxydans Re1 genomic DNA carries:
- a CDS encoding transcriptional regulator GutM, translating to MWAKTALLIFIVWVIQGLLSYSQIKNFKLKLAEFKNYHRFGIGQVKGRFSRGVIVILGVDSNDIIVNAEIMSGITVFARFKPFDTLKNQNINHINAITKSMNKCTRNAAIEAINSLKHTKILEKEVVESV from the coding sequence ATGTGGGCTAAAACTGCACTGCTTATTTTTATTGTATGGGTTATCCAAGGACTTTTGTCTTATTCGCAAATTAAAAACTTTAAACTTAAATTAGCCGAGTTTAAGAATTATCACAGGTTTGGAATAGGACAAGTTAAAGGCCGATTTAGCCGAGGTGTTATTGTGATTCTCGGCGTTGATAGCAATGATATTATTGTCAATGCAGAAATAATGTCGGGTATAACCGTTTTTGCCAGATTTAAACCATTTGATACATTAAAAAATCAGAATATAAATCATATTAACGCAATAACAAAGAGTATGAACAAATGTACAAGAAATGCGGCAATCGAAGCTATAAACTCTCTAAAACACACAAAAATATTGGAGAAGGAGGTTGTAGAATCTGTGTAA
- a CDS encoding PTS glucitol/sorbitol transporter subunit IIC, with product MDVLANFAQAFIGLFQEGGNQFLGLAGGILPTLITLMTAVNALIKFVGQEKIDKIAQTAGKYTILRYTVMPVLAVFFLTNPMAYTFGRFLPEKYKPAFYDAAVSFVHPIVGLFPHANPAELFVYMGIAQGIEQLGLPLGQLAIRYFIVGVIVILIRGIVTERLTLRMMRQRDLAI from the coding sequence ATGGATGTGTTAGCAAATTTTGCCCAAGCTTTTATTGGTTTATTTCAAGAAGGCGGCAATCAATTCTTAGGACTTGCCGGAGGAATTTTACCCACTCTTATAACTTTGATGACTGCTGTTAATGCTCTAATCAAATTTGTAGGTCAGGAAAAAATTGACAAAATTGCTCAAACTGCAGGTAAATATACCATTTTGCGCTATACGGTTATGCCTGTTTTGGCGGTCTTTTTCCTGACAAATCCCATGGCTTACACTTTTGGAAGATTTTTGCCCGAAAAGTACAAGCCGGCATTTTATGATGCTGCTGTTTCATTTGTACATCCCATTGTGGGATTGTTTCCCCATGCAAATCCTGCTGAGCTTTTTGTGTATATGGGAATTGCGCAAGGTATTGAACAATTGGGACTACCACTGGGACAGTTGGCAATAAGGTATTTTATAGTCGGCGTTATAGTTATTTTAATAAGGGGAATTGTCACTGAGAGGTTAACGTTAAGAATGATGAGACAGAGAGATCTGGCGATTTAA
- a CDS encoding sugar-binding transcriptional regulator: MMADNEKRILTKIAHMYYDENMTQQEIANKFGISRPSVSRLLQKARQEGIVEIKIHYEGSYAKLENILEKSFGLREVIITPTEEGDGLKRYLAEAAASYLERTIKEGDIVGISWGTTLVHIPSYIKTKIKNVTFVPLVGGAGQTKLDIHANAIAINFAEAFGGRGRLLHAPVTVDSIAVKQTLISDKNIKQILELAAKSDIAVVGIGSPVDPGSTIRQTGYYTETELNSLKEANAVCDISWIFLDEEGNLCPIELNKRVIGISMEDLNKIPTVVGVAGGQAKHKAILAAIKGHHIDVLVTDEKTAEFLLENIGG; this comes from the coding sequence ATGATGGCAGATAACGAGAAGAGAATATTAACAAAAATAGCACATATGTATTATGATGAGAATATGACACAGCAAGAGATTGCGAATAAATTTGGGATATCACGGCCGTCAGTTTCGAGATTGCTGCAAAAAGCCAGACAGGAAGGTATAGTGGAAATAAAAATTCACTATGAAGGCAGTTATGCAAAGTTAGAGAATATTTTGGAAAAAAGTTTTGGCTTGCGAGAAGTTATAATTACTCCCACAGAGGAAGGTGATGGGCTAAAACGGTATTTGGCTGAAGCTGCTGCAAGTTATTTAGAAAGGACAATAAAAGAAGGGGATATTGTTGGAATTTCATGGGGAACTACGTTGGTACATATTCCAAGCTATATAAAAACCAAGATTAAGAACGTGACATTTGTTCCGCTGGTTGGCGGAGCAGGACAAACTAAACTTGATATACATGCTAATGCTATTGCCATAAATTTTGCTGAAGCTTTTGGAGGCAGGGGGCGCCTTTTACATGCACCGGTTACTGTTGACAGCATAGCAGTGAAACAGACTCTCATATCTGATAAAAACATAAAACAAATTTTAGAACTGGCTGCTAAGTCAGACATAGCTGTAGTCGGCATTGGCTCTCCTGTGGACCCTGGTTCAACTATTCGGCAAACAGGCTATTATACTGAAACAGAATTAAACAGCCTAAAAGAAGCAAACGCTGTATGTGATATTTCGTGGATTTTTTTAGATGAAGAGGGAAATTTATGTCCAATAGAACTGAATAAGCGAGTAATTGGTATTTCAATGGAAGACTTGAATAAGATCCCGACTGTAGTAGGAGTGGCTGGCGGCCAAGCAAAGCATAAAGCTATTTTAGCAGCTATCAAAGGCCATCATATTGATGTGTTAGTTACAGATGAGAAAACTGCCGAGTTTTTATTAGAAAACATAGGGGGATAA